The sequence ATGATAATATCTTTTTATGTATCTATAATACCGAGTATATGTATCGACGTAATATGTTTATCTATATGTATTTATAAGTTTTTTGCTTAGATCTACTCATCTGTTAGTTTGTGTAGTTATTCTTTTGTTGATTTCAATCAGATTTGTGTACATAAGTTGTTTTCTTCTCGTCTGATGTAAATATGCTACTTGACCTAATTTTGAACGATTTGAGTCGActaattttgttaattttttttcttcagattccTTTTTATGCTATCGTAgttattttttaggtttttttaTTTTCCGTGACTCGTTTATTATCTTCTATTTCGTTGATATAACTTGATTTGTGTATTTTACTTGTTTATGTATTACTACTGTATGTATAATTAGATGTAGTACTTCAAATTATTTTCtatgatgtgtgtgtgtgtgtgtgtgtagagtCTTACCAACAATTGATAAGTTTTATGATATAGTTGTTGAAGATCTGTTTGTTGTTTGTGGAAAATTGTTGATTAAGTTTTTGAAATTAGTTGTTGATCCATTTTGTAGATGCTGTATAGTGCTATCTAGTTGGTATTTCTATGATCATTATGTAGAAGCAACATCATGATGATTGAAAAGATTATTGGATTATAGATCAATTCAGATCCATATTTGGTACATAAttgtgatcttaataataataggtTAATGGATAATAAGCTATATCAAGAGTATGAACTTTTGTTGAGTTTGGCCTGAAATATGATGTTAATTCTATCATGGATTCATGGTATATAGTTTTAGGCTTTACTGTTTAGTTGTTCTTTATTTATATATTCGTGTTATTTTAAGAAAATGTTATAATGGTGTAACTTATACATCCTTTGCTTCTTATCAGATGAACTAATTGCCAATGCTGCTTACATTGGTACCCCTGGTAAGGGTATTCTTGCTGCCGATGAGTCAACTGGCACCATCGGGAAACGTCTATCCAGTATCAACGTTGAGAACGTTGAGTCGAACAGGAGAGCACTTCGCGAGCTTCTTTTCTGCACTCCTGGTGCCCTCCAGTACCTCAGTGGTGTTATTCTTTTTGAAGAAACTCTATATCAAAAGACTGCTGCAGGTATCTAGTTACATGAAATTTTTCCATAGTTTATTTGTCATGTTCTTAAGTAATGCGAGTAACATAGTTTGATTTGCCGGTCACAATAGTTTCTTTTAAAATGCGCTACTTAGTTGTTCTATGTAATGTAATGTTTTTCCCTGTTCATGGATAATTTTCATTGTAGTCTGACCCCTAAACAAATTGATTGCAGGTAAGCCATTCGTTGATGTCATGAAGGAAGCTGGAGTCCTTCCCGGTATCAAGGTTGACAAGGGTACCGTCGAGCTTGCTGGAACCAATGGTGAGACCACAACCCAAGGTCTTGATGGTCTAGCTCAACGATGTGCTCAGTACTACACAGCTGGTGCTCGTTTCGCCAAGTGGCGTGCAGTTCTAAAGATCGGCCCGAACGAGCCATCTCAATTGGCAATCAACGACAACGCCAATGGTTTGGCCCGTTATGCCATCATCTGCCAGGAGAATGGTTTGGTGCCAATTGTTGAGCCTGAGATTCTCGTTGATGGACCCCATGACATCAACAAGTGTGCTGAGGTCACCGAGCGTGTTCTAGCAGCCTGCTACAAAGCTCTTAACGACCACCATGTTCTTCTTGAAGGAACCCTTTTGAAACCCAACATGGTTACACCTGGGTCTGATGCCAAGAAGGTTGCACCAGAAGTTGTAGCCGAGTACACTGTCCGAGCCCTGCAACGAACCATGCCACCAGCTGTCCCAGCCGTTGTGTTCTTGTCAGGTGGTCAAAGTGAGGAGGAAGCCACTGTTAACCTCAACGCAATGAACCAATACAAGGGAAAGAAGCCATGGAACCTATCGTTCTCATTTGGGCGGGCCCTACAACAAAGCACCCTCAAGGCCTGGTCCGGTAAGGAAGAAAACGTCAAGAAAGCTCAGGATGCATTTCTTACCCGTTGTAAGGCTAACTCTGAGGCAACACTTGGAACATACAAGGGCGGTTCAGGTTTGAGCGAAGGTGCATCTGAGAGCCTACATGTCAAGGACTACAAGTATTAAGCTTTGGTGTTTATTTCTCAAGTAATTTTTTACTAAATTGGGTCTTAATGACGGTTTTGTCTAAATGAGTTGGCTTTTCTTGCCTGGACCTATTTCTATTTCTATGTTTGTGTTTTGCTTTTTAAAGTTGTGGTTTTACTCCTTAGTAGGGATGGTTGTAATAAGCGTGAGACTTCTGCAACAATGAGGTTTGAAGTTTATTTTTCAATGTTTAGATTTTCATGCATATTCCTGTTACTTTTTGGGTCCCTTTAGTTGCTTTCTTTATGTGTGTTTTATAAAATACAAGTACTCCGTATATGTTTGTAGCCTTGAAATCATGttatcattatgattgttttgggtTAGATTAACTAGTTTAAGGCCCGCTATTTTGCAGGCACTTTTGTATGGATATTATTGAAATTATAATAGTTCTAGTAAAGTAActttatatataatacttttgtttACTtacaaaagcaaaagaaaatataataataatcgTTTAATTTGAAACTAATCAAGGCAAAGTATGCAGCAGTTGAACTAAACATGTAGATATAAATAAAGTCTTGTATATAGAGTTGCAGTTCAGTGAAATAAAGTCGTAACAAATGATTCCCTTCATTTGAAGTTGTTGCATCTAGAGTACCCAAGTAAAATAAATATTTCTCTTGGAACAGAGTTGCAGTTTGGTGAAGATTAAGAAACCATTCTTGATATCATACCCGGCACCCCACATTACCATCGTAAAGGATTATTGCAGCGTATCACAAATTCTTAGATGAAAACTACGTGTCAATATTAGTTTTTGGATGAAACTCAAACCTGGATTATTGCAGCATGAAGTCACAAATTCTTAGATAAAAACTACTTTTGTCAATATTAGTTTTTGGATGAAGCTCAACCTTGTAATTTTGTTAGAAAATGCAATATTAACCCCTTTAAGATAGGTTGATTTAGgttattatactatatactaaataaTACTAAATATGGACAAATCCCACCAATCATACCACGCCACCTACCCCGCGAACACTGTAGCTACAGTAACGAAATCACtgtagcaaattttttttttttccttaccacaatggagtataaaaatataaattcatagataaacaaagttgctctgaatttttttttttcgcttaccacaatggagtataaaatataaatcttttgagttttcccttaccacaatggagtataaaatataaattcatagataaacacagttgctctgtattttgcaactataaatatacatattatgtatatcgatatacaaacaaaaatttgagtcgaaaaactatatatatatatatatatatatatatatatatatatatatatatatatatatatacacacacaccatAGCATAATTTTTAAACGAACTAGATTAACTAAAATGAAGTCGTGTGGCTAAAAGAATTATACAACAGATCTAGAAAACATCTAGAAAACTTCAATATTTCAAGTATTCATAACGAACTAATTTTAATTACCTAattagatattagatattagaCATTTAGTAGATGATAAGTAAAAGAATAACAAGAAAAGAATGAGAAGGAGAATGTGGTATATGGAATGAAAGAAGGGGGAAACAACACTGGGAAATAAGTTAATTAATGGAAAAGTGATTTTGTTTGTATAATATATAAGACGGGTCAGTCCAGAGGCCCATTGGTGGGTTTTGGAGGTTAAAACGTTGGTTGAGTAATTGAACAAATGATTTCTTTGATtttctttaaaatataaaatttggtgtacacaacaacacaacaacaaaactcaatctcacATGTATGGGTTATAGGAGAGGTGAGACGTTGATAATCCTTCATTTATCCTTCAATAAAGAAAAGTCGTTTCTCAATCCCAAGTGAAGACCACCGGCCAATATGAAACCGAacatatacaaatattacatacaaaatagaaaaattgtttacttttttaagtattataaaatattgttatatgttactcctcggtccaatattaatagtctttaggtaaaaatacacagtttaaaacattacattcattatattatgctttttaattactttaccatttaaccACTTATTTTTTACCTAtatttttatcttatatacaaaaggtaatgattatttttatctatttttgaaaGTCGACTTATAATTTACCTTATTTTATAACccgtttatttattattgattaagaaaagtattgaaattatatgtgtatgtggATTTAGTCTCCGTAGTGAAGCACGGACCTCCAAACTAGTTTTATCACAAAAAGAAAGCATACTACGCCGTAATTATGATCTTTTAATATTTTATTTGTAATCACATAATCTAATTAAATTTATTCAAGGACATTAGAGGGTCAACCCAATCCAACCCGTTTTGACCCATACAAACTTTAAGTTGGGTTGACCTGTTACACAACCAT comes from Rutidosis leptorrhynchoides isolate AG116_Rl617_1_P2 chromosome 4, CSIRO_AGI_Rlap_v1, whole genome shotgun sequence and encodes:
- the LOC139844346 gene encoding fructose-bisphosphate aldolase 6, cytosolic-like, whose product is MTAYRGKYADELIANAAYIGTPGKGILAADESTGTIGKRLSSINVENVESNRRALRELLFCTPGALQYLSGVILFEETLYQKTAAGKPFVDVMKEAGVLPGIKVDKGTVELAGTNGETTTQGLDGLAQRCAQYYTAGARFAKWRAVLKIGPNEPSQLAINDNANGLARYAIICQENGLVPIVEPEILVDGPHDINKCAEVTERVLAACYKALNDHHVLLEGTLLKPNMVTPGSDAKKVAPEVVAEYTVRALQRTMPPAVPAVVFLSGGQSEEEATVNLNAMNQYKGKKPWNLSFSFGRALQQSTLKAWSGKEENVKKAQDAFLTRCKANSEATLGTYKGGSGLSEGASESLHVKDYKY